In a single window of the Stigmatopora nigra isolate UIUO_SnigA chromosome 7, RoL_Snig_1.1, whole genome shotgun sequence genome:
- the rpz5 gene encoding rapunzel 5, with the protein MENVANWLADNRDKIEKGLEVMGQASEVLASTVGTLHPILEAVFLACGEILGNPDGREAAYLGRKMEEVDRHLATLRGDMGRLALEQTKTSINKQNFEREAHMLGQYDKFQEFLNAKPAFRDKKKDKFLKYYENTEGDLNLEALYNAVTGDCADGRPLLDTVVETEQRSRRAVEDFCARLKKLLMVGLIAALGYVALKEGGGGAGQAAAAAEAALDKWQERTRDAERRMKEAVEHCAVTFADQAKLDLEEALKDGQCAVGRQLTDALLASLAAKYDWVRWSVRAFNSRERIFFYNWLAGRKFHGSGGANWFEVPTGNRAKVVVSFCVDPPPPVDKTLIYQQIEAQRLSGNMMAVALELNRLFPDCLVHAVNHYKEVVESNNFSVESYYYGRHKRAFICIHPQ; encoded by the coding sequence ATGGAGAACGTGGCCAACTGGCTGGCGGACAACCGCGACAAGATCGAGAAGGGCCTGGAAGTGATGGGCCAGGCCTCGGAGGTCCTGGCCAGCACGGTGGGGACGCTGCACCCCATCCTGGAGGCCGTCTTCCTGGCCTGCGGCGAGATCCTGGGCAACCCCGACGGGAGGGAGGCCGCCTACCTGGGCCGCAAGATGGAGGAGGTGGACCGCCACCTGGCCACCCTGCGCGGCGACATGGGCCGCCTGGCCCTGGAACAGACCAAGACCTCCATCAACAAGCAGAACTTTGAGCGCGAGGCGCACATGCTGGGCCAGTACGACAAGTTCCAGGAGTTCCTCAACGCCAAGCCCGCCTTCCGGGACAAGAAGAAGGACAAGTTCCTCAAGTACTACGAGAACACGGAGGGCGACCTCAACCTGGAGGCGCTCTACAACGCCGTGACGGGGGATTGCGCCGACGGGCGCCCCCTGCTGGACACGGTGGTGGAGACGGAGCAGAGGAGCCGGCGGGCGGTGGAGGACTTTTGCGCCCGCCTCAAGAAGCTGCTGATGGTGGGGCTCATCGCCGCCTTGGGCTACGTGGCCCTGAaggagggcggcggcggcgccggacaggcggcggcggcggcggaggcggcgctGGACAAGTGGCAGGAGCGCACCAGGGACGCCGAGCGCCGCATGAAGGAGGCCGTGGAGCACTGCGCCGTCACCTTCGCCGACCAGGCCAAGCTGGACCTGGAGGAGGCGCTGAAGGACGGCCAGTGCGCGGTGGGCCGCCAGCTGACGGACGCCCTGCTGGCCTCGCTGGCCGCCAAGTACGACTGGGTGCGCTGGTCGGTGCGCGCCTTCAACAGCCGCGAGCGCATCTTCTTCTACAACTGGCTGGCCGGCCGCAAGTTCCACGGCAGCGGCGGCGCCAACTGGTTCGAGGTGCCCACCGGCAACCGGGCCAAGGTGGTGGTGTCCTTCTGCGTGGACCCGCCGCCGCCCGTGGACAAGACGCTGATCTACCAGCAGATCGAGGCGCAGCGGCTGAGTGGCAACATGATGGCCGTGGCCCTGGAGCTCAACCGCCTCTTCCCCGACTGCCTGGTGCACGCCGTCAACCACTACAAGGAGGTGGTGGAGTCCAACAACTTTAGCGTGGAGTCCTACTACTACGGCAGGCACAAGCGGGCCTTCATCTGCATCCACCCGCAGTGA
- the LOC144199989 gene encoding uncharacterized protein LOC144199989, with product MAENLQNLVSENKPLVETAMEVFEKGAEVVASLVGDFFPIFSIAAPIVQLALDNVESKEAVYMKEQFQKVRDRLDAVSDQIRHIHGEIQRSGVDLKYFSVEEDITNQFRKYMDILNAKPKFREVKKKLFLEDFERVGGDKNLHTLYDAVTGDNFGSRSVLEVILECEEKSRRALEDFCARLKHLFCLGIIALMGHAALKGYSGEKALLDKWGAKMKVVQEKMDTAIQVCVRDFEAQAQLDTRRLLRDAPDRGHRQLAEYLLAHLRKKFDWVGWSVRVFGAPTGFLSPKKFHCAAGKNRFRVSSADDKLNVHVSFGPRATPVDRAGIQQLLAAHKKAKASTVAEGLFALGSGPVAVHVVLAAAKEPVCVWSFPDETHYWELDGKHLYVCLHSA from the coding sequence ATGGCGGAGAACCTTCAGAATCTGGTGTCGGAGAACAAGCCTCTGGTGGAGACGGCCATGGAGGTCTTCGAGAAGGGCGCCGAGGTGGTGGCCAGCCTGGTGGGCGACTTCTTCCCCATCTTCTCCATCGCCGCGCCCATCGTGCAGCTGGCCTTGGACAACGTGGAGAGCAAGGAGGCCGTCTACATGAAGGAGCAGTTCCAGAAGGTACGCGACCGTCTGGACGCCGTCTCCGATCAGATCCGCCACATCCACGGGGAGATCCAGCGGAGCGGCGTGGACTTAAAATACTTCTCGGTGGAGGAGGACATCACCAACCAATTCCGCAAATACATGGACATCCTCAACGCCAAGCCCAAGTTTCGGGAAGTCAAGAAGAAGCTCTTCCTGGAGGACTTTGAGAGGGTTGGCGGTGACAAGAACCTGCACACGCTGTACGACGCCGTGACCGGCGACAACTTTGGGTCCCGATCGGTGCTGGAAGTCATCCTGGAGTGCGAGGAGAAAAGCCGGCGGGCCCTGGAGGACTTTTGCGCGCGCCTCAAGCACCTCTTCTGCTTGGGGATCATCGCGCTCATGGGCCACGCCGCTTTGAAGGGCTATTCTGGGGAAAAGGCCCTGCTGGACAAATGGGGGGCCAAGATGAAGGTGGTGCAGGAGAAGATGGATACCGCCATCCAGGTCTGCGTACGGGACTTTGAGGCGCAGGCCCAGCTGGACACCCGCCGACTGCTGAGGGACGCGCCGGACCGGGGCCACCGGCAGCTGGCCGAGTACCTGCTGGCCCACCTCCGGAAGAAGTTCGACTGGGTGGGCTGGTCGGTACGTGTCTTCGGGGCGCCCACGGGCTTCCTGTCCCCCAAGAAGTTCCACTGCGCGGCCGGGAAGAACCGCTTCCGGGTGTCGTCGGCGGACGACAAGCTCAACGTGCACGTCTCcttcggcccccgggccacgCCGGTGGACCGTGCCGGCATCCAGCAACTGCTGGCGGCTCACAAGAAGGCCAAGGCGTCCACCGTGGCCGAGGGACTCTTCGCCCTGGGCTCCGGCCCCGTGGCCGTCCACGTGGTCTTGGCCGCCGCCAAGGAGCCGGTGTGCGTCTGGAGCTTCCCCGACGAGACGCACTACTGGGAACTTGACGGCAAGCATCTGTACGTCTGCCTCCACTCGGCCTGA
- the LOC144199987 gene encoding uncharacterized protein LOC144199987, with translation MAEKLKNLVSENKALVESVMEVFEKGAEVVASLVGDFFPIFSIAAPIVQLALDNVESKEAVYMKEQFQKVRDRLDAVSDQTRHIHGEIQRSGVDIEYFSVEEDISNQFRKYMDILNAKPKFREVKKKLFLEDFERVGGDKNLHTLYDAVTGDNFGSRSVLEVMLECEEKSRRALEDFCVRLKHLFCLGIIALMGHAALKGYSGEKALLDKWGAKMKVVQEKMDTAIQVCVRDFEAQAQLDTRRLLRDAPDRGHRQLAEYLLAHLRKKFDWVGWSVRVFGAPTGFRSSKKFHCAAGKNSFLSPKKFHCAAGKNRFRVSWADDKLNVHVSFGPRTTPVDRTGIQQLLAGHKKTKASTVAEALFALGSGPVAVHVVLAAAKEPVCVWSFPDETHYWELHGKRLYVCLHSA, from the coding sequence ATGGCAGAGAAACTTAAGAATCTGGTGTCGGAGAATAAGGCCTTGGTGGAGTCGGTGATGGAGGTCTTCGAGAAGGGCGCCGAGGTGGTGGCCAGCCTGGTGGGCGACTTCTTCCCCATCTTCTCCATCGCCGCGCCCATCGTGCAGCTGGCCTTGGACAACGTAGAGAGCAAGGAGGCCGTCTACATGAAGGAGCAGTTCCAGAAGGTGCGCGACCGGCTGGACGCCGTCTCCGATCAGACCCGCCACATCCACGGGGAAATCCAGCGGAGTGGCGTGGACATAGAATACTTCTCGGTGGAGGAGGACATCAGCAACCAGTTCCGTAAATACATGGACATCCTCAACGCCAAGCCCAAGTTTCGGGAAGTCAAAAAGAAGCTCTTCCTGGAGGACTTTGAGAGGGTTGGCGGAGACAAGAACCTGCACACGCTGTACGACGCCGTGACCGGCGACAACTTTGGGTCCCGATCGGTGCTGGAAGTCATGCTGGAGTGCGAGGAGAAAAGCCGGCGGGCCCTGGAGGACTTTTGCGTGCGCCTCAAGCACCTCTTCTGCTTGGGGATCATTGCGCTCATGGGCCACGCCGCTTTGAAAGGCTATTCTGGGGAAAAGGCCCTGCTGGACAAATGGGGGGCCAAGATGAAGGTGGTGCAGGAGAAGATGGATACCGCCATCCAGGTCTGCGTACGGGACTTTGAGGCGCAGGCCCAGCTGGACACCCGCCGCCTGCTGAGGGACGCGCCTGACCGGGGCCACCGGCAGCTGGCCGAGTACCTGCTGGCCCACCTCCGGAAGAAGTTCGACTGGGTGGGCTGGTCGGTACGTGTCTTCGGGGCGCCCACGGGCTTCCGGTCCTCCAAGAAGTTCCACTGCGCGGCCGGGAAGAACAGCTTCCTGTCCCCCAAGAAGTTCCACTGCGCGGCCGGGAAGAACCGCTTCCGGGTGTCGTGGGCGGATGACAAGCTCAACGTGCACGTGTCCTTCGGCCCCCGGACCACGCCGGTGGACCGCACCGGCATCCAGCAACTGCTGGCGGGCCACAAGAAGACCAAGGCGTCCACCGTTGCCGAAGCGCTCTTCGCCCTGGGCTCCGGCCCCGTGGCCGTCCACGTGGTCTTGGCCGCCGCCAAGGAGCCGGTGTGCGTCTGGAGCTTCCCCGACGAGACGCACTACTGGGAACTTCACGGCAAGCGTCTGTACGTCTGCCTCCACTCGGCCTGA